The following nucleotide sequence is from Pasteurella multocida.
GTGGTGAAAAACAAAGTGGCGGCACCATTCCGTCAAGTAGATTTCCAAATTCTTTACGGTCAAGGTATTTCTAAAACAGGCGAGCTCATCGAGTTAGGCGTAAAACACAAATTAGTGGATAAAGCAGGTGCATGGTACGCTTACAATGGTGAAAAAATCGGTCAAGGTAAAGCTAACGCGATGAAATGGTTAGAAGAGCATCCTGAAGAAGCATTGGCTTTAGAAACAAAATTACGCAATGAGTTACTCGCGAATCCAGAAAAAGTACTCGCGGCAGACATTGCGGAAAAAAATGAAAGCTCTACGGGCTTAGAAGCGGATTATTAATCTGTTTTTAGCGGTTTACTCGAAAAAAGTGCGGTGAGTTTTAACAAAATTTCACCGCACTTTTTGCTGAGTGATATCTAAACATTGTAAAGAAGCAGGTAACCATCGTATGTCTTCTCCCGCGTTAAATTATGTCGTTGGCTTATTAGCACGCCGTGAATACAGTGAGTTTGAACTTCGCTGTAAAATGCAAGAAAAAGGCTTTTCTGAACAAGAAATTGATGACACACTTGCCTTTTGCCAACAAAAAAACTGGCAAAATGATCGCCGTTTTACTGAAAACTATCTCACCTTTCGGGCACAGCGGGGTTATGGATTTGCCAGAATCAAACAAGAATTACAACAATTAAAAGGGATTTCCTCTACACTTATCAGTGAAACCGAACAAACATTGGCGCCAGATTGGCAGCACCATGCTTTAACCGTATTGAGAAAAAAATTCCCACAGTATGCCGAAATCACCGACTTAAAATTAAAACAAAAAGTCTGGCGTTATATGCTTTCACATGGTTTCAAGCCTGACCAATTTGCACATTATGTTGGGCATACAGAGTATGAAGAATAATCTCATCAAAATAAATAATATCGTTTCTAAAAAAATAGCCCTTCAATACTGAATTTGCAGTATGAAGGGCTACCTAATCTAGCAATCAACAAGTTTATTTACTTTCTAAAAGCACCGGCGGTTCTTCTGGTTGAGAATGTGTAAGTGAAGAAACTGCCATCGTTTCTTTTAAACTTTCCTCACGCACTTGCTGCGCTAAAGCATTTTCCCCTACTTGTTCGAATACATAGGCCGCCATATTGACATCAGTTGCTTCAAGTTGTGCTTTATTGGCAACGACATGTTTGAACGCTTGGCTAGCTTGGGTAAGATCATTATTACGCACATATAAATACCCCAAGGCGCGATAAATACAGCAATGCTCACCTTCTATGGCTTTATTTGCTCTTTTCTCCATCAGTTTAATTAACTTACTATTATCTTCCGGTTGCAAACGTGCAATTTGCGTACACAACAAACGATTTTCTGGGCTTTGATCTTCCACTTTCTTCAAAGCTTCCAGTGTCAATTCATAAGCAGTTTCATGGTCATTGCAATCAATTAAACGCTGAATTAATGCAATTTTAACTGAAAGATCATGACGACGTTTACGTGGCTGATCATTCCACCAAGTCAATAAGCCATCTACACCTTCTTCGTTCATTTTCTCATCTAATAAGCCATTTTCCACTTGACGTTGCAATTGGATAAAATCTTGCGCTGTATATAATCCCGCACTTTCAATTTGGTCAAGTATCTTATCTAGAGCTAAATACGCTTTTGATTTTAAATAAATGTCGACTGCTAGCTTGAGTACTTCTTTATTACGGTTCGTCATCACTAACAAACTATCAACCGAACTTCGTGCAGCAGGTAATTTTCCTTGTTGTAATAGAATTCGCGTTCTCGCTAACTCAACCATTAAATTATCGGACCCGGCTAACTCCGTTGCTTCTAACAAATAACGGTTAGCGGAAAATTCATCACCACGTTGTTGTGCCGCTTCTGCGGCAGTAATGAAGTTCAAGATCGGCTCTTCCGAATGTTTCGCATTTTTCCCGATTAATTTCTCTGCTTTTGAATAATCGCCCTCATTCATGCGCATCAACCCTTCGAGGGTTTGTTTTTGTGCTTTGGCACGTTTACGACGAGAAAACCAATGATAAGTATCGCTACTTAAACGACAAAAACGCGTCACAATAACTTCAATTCCATAAATTACTGCCATGGCGATCACAAAAAACACCACTAACATCGTAATGGACATTTCAATATTGTAGCTGTTCGTTTCAATCAAGACATAGCCTTGTTTACCCGATAAATACGGTCCTGCAATTAAGCCTGCTAGTAACACCAGCATTAAAAATAGCACTCTAAACATAATCTATTTCCTCTACTGTTGTTCTGTCGTCGAAGCGTCACTCGAAGGAGCACTCTCTGTTGTTTCCTCAACTAACGCCTTATCCACGGAAAGTTCGATCTTTTTAACATCTTGTGAAGGGCGATCCAGTAGTTTATCCAACGCATTTAAACTCTGTAATTGAGAAGGTACATCCACATAGATAGATTGCTCCGCTAATTCATCTAGTGTTTTCAAGAAATTCTGCGCCACTTCAGAGTTAGTATCAAAATAACTTCTGATCCAAGATGCTACAGTTTCTAGTGATTGTTTATACAATTCATCTTGTTGACGTGGTACCGCCATAATGGCAATTTGCAAACGTAATCGGATATTTTCACGTAAATAAATATCCTGATTCGGGGCTAATAGCACCTTATCACTCGTATTTCTTGGTGTAATGCGAATAAAGTGATTTAAGAAAGAAGTCGCGCTTTTTTCGGCGTTTTCTTTCCAATCATCCAACGAATCAGTAAGTTTTTCATTATTGTTCACCGCATCAAAATTCACATCTAATACAGTCAACTCATCAATAGTATTAGCCAGCTGTGATAAACGTTGCATGATCACATTCTGATCGACATTATTCACTGCAAGTAATTGTTTTAAATCATTATTGATCGCGGTCCTAACCATGCTAACACGCGGATCTGACATTTTTTCCAAAGTTTCATCCGCAATCTTGAGTAAGGAAACACCTGTATCCACATCGTTATCTAAAACTAACTTGCGTAATGCATTATTTAGTAAGAAATCTGCTTCTGATAATAACCAATCATTTGGCTGTTGTTGTTTCGCGGCAGCACTCATGCGGTTTACTTGATTTTGCAATGCAGAAAGAGAATGCTCTTTGCCTGCAAGCTCTTTTTCTAACTGTTGTAATTTTTCTTCATTATCACGTATGGAACGCATTAATTGGGCAATTTGCTGACGCTCTTGCTCAAACGTCGGAAGGTCCACTTTTGCGGGTGTGATATTGGCTGTTTGCTGTTCAAGAGCGCTGAGTTTATGTTGAATATGATCCACTTGTTGTAAACCAAAGTAATAACCTGCCGCACCAAGACCAAGCGCAACTAACAGCGCCAGTAACGCTAAACCAGTGCCACCACCTTTCTTCACCACA
It contains:
- the recX gene encoding recombination regulator RecX → MSSPALNYVVGLLARREYSEFELRCKMQEKGFSEQEIDDTLAFCQQKNWQNDRRFTENYLTFRAQRGYGFARIKQELQQLKGISSTLISETEQTLAPDWQHHALTVLRKKFPQYAEITDLKLKQKVWRYMLSHGFKPDQFAHYVGHTEYEE
- a CDS encoding heme biosynthesis protein HemY translates to MFRVLFLMLVLLAGLIAGPYLSGKQGYVLIETNSYNIEMSITMLVVFFVIAMAVIYGIEVIVTRFCRLSSDTYHWFSRRKRAKAQKQTLEGLMRMNEGDYSKAEKLIGKNAKHSEEPILNFITAAEAAQQRGDEFSANRYLLEATELAGSDNLMVELARTRILLQQGKLPAARSSVDSLLVMTNRNKEVLKLAVDIYLKSKAYLALDKILDQIESAGLYTAQDFIQLQRQVENGLLDEKMNEEGVDGLLTWWNDQPRKRRHDLSVKIALIQRLIDCNDHETAYELTLEALKKVEDQSPENRLLCTQIARLQPEDNSKLIKLMEKRANKAIEGEHCCIYRALGYLYVRNNDLTQASQAFKHVVANKAQLEATDVNMAAYVFEQVGENALAQQVREESLKETMAVSSLTHSQPEEPPVLLESK
- a CDS encoding uroporphyrinogen-III C-methyltransferase; this translates as MAENKITSSESSTVPKNEGSTVDKKKTSGKVTVDPKEQAVAQDAPATQTETAKNEVPEKKDAGKMRDEMKESVKKEPDKQARAESKNTAETVVVKKGGGTGLALLALLVALGLGAAGYYFGLQQVDHIQHKLSALEQQTANITPAKVDLPTFEQERQQIAQLMRSIRDNEEKLQQLEKELAGKEHSLSALQNQVNRMSAAAKQQQPNDWLLSEADFLLNNALRKLVLDNDVDTGVSLLKIADETLEKMSDPRVSMVRTAINNDLKQLLAVNNVDQNVIMQRLSQLANTIDELTVLDVNFDAVNNNEKLTDSLDDWKENAEKSATSFLNHFIRITPRNTSDKVLLAPNQDIYLRENIRLRLQIAIMAVPRQQDELYKQSLETVASWIRSYFDTNSEVAQNFLKTLDELAEQSIYVDVPSQLQSLNALDKLLDRPSQDVKKIELSVDKALVEETTESAPSSDASTTEQQ